The stretch of DNA CCATCGTCTTCCCGGGTGGATCCGTGTCCGCCAACTCCACGATGCGCAGTCGGACCCTTCGGCTACTCAACCGTTCACAGATTGCCGTCAACGCGACAAGATTGTCTGGCTTCTCGATCATCCCTCGCGCAACCGTGGCTTGCCTGGTAAACCCGATTGTCACCTGATTTCCCTCTGTTTCCACCAATCGCCCCATCTCGAGAAAAGGTGCGATGTTCGGATGGGCGGCAGTAACAGCCTCTTGGAATGCCTCCCAATTGAGCGTTGCGAGCGGAGGCGAAGGTTCTGGGGGAAGCGGCGTCACGGCGGATTGCCGCGCACCCGCCTGATTAACCGACAAATCTAGCATGGATTCGGCCATCCCGGCGGTTGTAGCACGTACGCGTTCGGTGGACGACGGACCGCTCGATACAGTATCGGCCAATTGCGCAGCTCCTATTGATGGTGCCGCTGTAGAGCGGCCCGGCAGCTCCGGTTTGTTCGGCCTGGTCGATGATTCAGAGGGAGACCTTTGCTTTTGAATGGGCTGCGTCTCCTGATCAGGCTTTCTATCTGAGCGTCGGCCTAGGCGAGTGGCACGAACCGCCGCCGTTTCAAGGATGAACCGAGGGTGGGCGCTGAATCGGAGCGCATCTTCTGCCTGGGTAAAAATGGCGAAGAGTTCTTGGAGTTGTTCGGGCGAGAGCAATCGCGCATCAGCCGTGATTTGGGGCAAATCTTCTGCCGAAGCTTCAATCAGCCCGCGCAGTTCTTGAGGAGCCGTGACAACCGACGCCACCAGCATATTACGCAGATATTCGACCACGTCAGAACAATAGGCTCGGAGATCGTGCCCTTGATCGAGCAGATTGGCCAACATGCGGAGTGCAGCCGGAGTATCCTGACCGATAATCGCCTGGATGATTCCTCGAACGAGTTCCTGCGGTACAGCTCCCAGGAGCGCTTCAAGATCGGCGTGAACGATCGTGATACCGCCGAATGCGACGGCCTGGTCCAGGAGGCTGAGCGCGTCACGCATGCTCCCCTCACTAGCCCGAGCGAGCGCCATTAGGCTGCGATCCTCCAGTGCAATGCCATCCTGCCGTGCGACATGGCGCAACCGTTCGACAATCTCGGTGCGCGCGATGCGACGGAAATTATAGTGCTGACAACGAGACAGGATGGTGGCTGGAATCTTGTGGATTTCGGTAGTGGCGAAAATGAAGACCACATGCGACGGTGGTTCCTCCAGTGTCTTGAGGAGGGCGTTGAAGGCCGAATTTGACAACATATGGACTTCG from Nitrospiraceae bacterium encodes:
- the dnaX gene encoding DNA polymerase III subunit gamma/tau, producing MDYQVSARKYRPGTFDDVIGQPHVVQTLVNSINTKRIAHAYLFSGTRGVGKTTVARILAKSLNCERGPTGTPCTTCVNCQEIAQGTSVDVIEIDGASNTSVDDVREIRENVKFAPFRGQYRVYIIDEVHMLSNSAFNALLKTLEEPPSHVVFIFATTEIHKIPATILSRCQHYNFRRIARTEIVERLRHVARQDGIALEDRSLMALARASEGSMRDALSLLDQAVAFGGITIVHADLEALLGAVPQELVRGIIQAIIGQDTPAALRMLANLLDQGHDLRAYCSDVVEYLRNMLVASVVTAPQELRGLIEASAEDLPQITADARLLSPEQLQELFAIFTQAEDALRFSAHPRFILETAAVRATRLGRRSDRKPDQETQPIQKQRSPSESSTRPNKPELPGRSTAAPSIGAAQLADTVSSGPSSTERVRATTAGMAESMLDLSVNQAGARQSAVTPLPPEPSPPLATLNWEAFQEAVTAAHPNIAPFLEMGRLVETEGNQVTIGFTRQATVARGMIEKPDNLVALTAICERLSSRRVRLRIVELADTDPPGKTMAQLRAAKEQGQRLVMFEQARTHPVVKEALEIFGAELADVRQVSNQKEAGQ